From the genome of Bos taurus isolate L1 Dominette 01449 registration number 42190680 breed Hereford chromosome 27, ARS-UCD2.0, whole genome shotgun sequence, one region includes:
- the DEFB13 gene encoding beta-defensin 13 precursor (The RefSeq protein has 4 substitutions compared to this genomic sequence): MRLHHLLLALLFLVLSAASGISGPLSCGRNGGVCIPIRCPVPMRQIGTCFRRPVKCCRSW, from the exons ATGAGGCTCCATCACCTGCTCCTCGCGCTCCTCTTCCTGGTCCTGTCTGCTGGGTCAG GAATAAGTGGTCCTCTAAGCTGCCGTAGGAATGGAGGCGTCTGTATTCCGATCAGGTGCCCTGGACCCATGAGACAGATTGGCACCTGTTTCGGGCGCCCAGTAAAATGCTGCAGGTCGTGGTAG